GGTAGAAGAAGCTGCATTTAAAAGTGCAAGAAGTTATTATGAAGGCTCTCCAAGATATTCCTTAGATCAAGCAGATACAGACAAAGCTTTAGATAAATTACAATTATACTTTGTTACCTATCCAGAAGGCCAGTTTATTGAGGAAGCAAACGTAATGGCTACAGAGCTTGGACAAAAGCTTGAGAAGAAAGCTTACGAAATAGCTAAGCAATACCATCATACAGAAAACTATAAACCTGCTATTGAAGCTTTTGATAATTATTTAGTAGATTATCCTGGCTCATCGTACAGAGAAAAAGCAATTTATTACAAATTTGAGTCTGCTTATCTATTGGCAATTAACAGCTATGATTATTTAGTTGAAGAGCGTTTATTAGTAGCTAAAAGTTATCTTGATAATTACTTTAAGTATTACCAAGATGGAGAATTGTCTGTAAAAGCC
This region of Croceibacter atlanticus HTCC2559 genomic DNA includes:
- a CDS encoding outer membrane protein assembly factor BamD codes for the protein MKHLFFTLLTIILFSSCSEYQKALKNDDIAKKYELGISYYEQAQDGAKRPKAKYRKAIKLFEQILPQYRGKPQGEKLAFVYANSYYELEDYFLSGYQFERFTKAYPDSDRVEEAAFKSARSYYEGSPRYSLDQADTDKALDKLQLYFVTYPEGQFIEEANVMATELGQKLEKKAYEIAKQYHHTENYKPAIEAFDNYLVDYPGSSYREKAIYYKFESAYLLAINSYDYLVEERLLVAKSYLDNYFKYYQDGELSVKANELKADIEERLQEYS